In Pseudomonadota bacterium, one DNA window encodes the following:
- a CDS encoding heavy metal-binding domain-containing protein, translated as MSNLVVDGILFYHGGTADLGTNKEVAKNFGPIKSCNIGQASDEHKLNAIDTENHALESARKSLAKQAKEVGANAVICHNYSTSFIVGFSDRLQCVTSAYGDAVLIKPKGAS; from the coding sequence ATGAGTAACCTTGTTGTTGACGGCATCCTCTTTTACCATGGCGGCACTGCCGACCTTGGCACCAATAAAGAGGTTGCTAAAAACTTTGGGCCCATCAAATCTTGCAATATAGGGCAAGCCAGTGATGAGCACAAACTCAACGCTATTGACACTGAAAACCATGCACTGGAGAGCGCTCGTAAATCCCTTGCAAAGCAAGCAAAGGAAGTGGGAGCGAATGCGGTTATTTGCCACAATTACTCCACATCTTTTATTGTTGGTTTTTCAGATCGCTTACAGTGCGTTACTTCTGCCTACGGCGATGCTGTCTTAATCAAACCTAAAGGTGCGTCATGA
- a CDS encoding heavy metal-binding domain-containing protein: MMIEGIWVCAGGAETIPHREVNNSLGFMSSTSFLKDEELSFEQGVEAVQSKAIKRLVQKAVERGANAILNVSTNWQVMGTDKESPFVGSASGDIVVLGSAA; encoded by the coding sequence ATGATGATTGAAGGTATTTGGGTATGCGCCGGTGGCGCAGAAACAATTCCTCATCGAGAGGTTAATAACTCTCTAGGCTTCATGTCATCAACCTCCTTCTTGAAAGATGAAGAGCTCTCTTTTGAACAAGGTGTAGAAGCTGTACAAAGCAAGGCCATAAAACGCCTTGTTCAAAAAGCAGTCGAAAGAGGTGCAAATGCCATCCTCAATGTATCTACCAACTGGCAGGTCATGGGGACAGACAAAGAATCCCCCTTTGTTGGCAGTGCATCTGGTGATATCGTTGTCCTTGGCAGCGCAGCTTAA
- a CDS encoding hydroxymethylglutaryl-CoA lyase, whose protein sequence is MKDSRVKIVEVGPRDGLQNEKSEISVAHKVELVKKLADAGLKHIEAGAFVSPKWVPQMAGSADVLAGLKDVDAELSALVPNEKGMEAAIESGVKEVAIFASASESFSQKNINCSIKESFERFAPVMEMARAHDIKVRGYVSCVNGCPYEGEIAPEAVAKVSRALMQMGAYEISLGDTIGVGTPVQTYAMLEAVLNDVPVEKVAVHMHDTYGQAMANILASLDLGVRVVDASVAGLGGCPYAKGASGNVATEDVVYMLQGMGFETGVDLDKLVAASHWVRDELKLTIQGKVAHALS, encoded by the coding sequence TTGAAAGACTCGAGAGTCAAGATTGTTGAAGTTGGGCCAAGAGATGGTCTGCAAAACGAGAAGAGTGAAATCTCTGTTGCTCATAAAGTAGAGCTTGTGAAGAAGCTGGCAGATGCAGGCCTGAAGCATATTGAGGCTGGTGCATTTGTCTCTCCGAAGTGGGTGCCGCAAATGGCAGGTAGTGCTGACGTACTTGCTGGCCTAAAAGATGTGGACGCTGAACTGAGTGCCCTTGTTCCTAATGAAAAAGGCATGGAAGCAGCAATTGAATCTGGTGTAAAAGAAGTGGCGATTTTTGCCAGTGCGAGTGAAAGCTTTAGCCAAAAGAACATTAATTGTTCCATTAAAGAAAGCTTTGAGCGTTTTGCTCCTGTGATGGAAATGGCAAGAGCTCATGACATCAAAGTGCGTGGGTATGTGTCTTGTGTAAATGGGTGCCCGTACGAGGGTGAAATTGCCCCTGAAGCCGTGGCAAAAGTTTCTCGAGCCCTTATGCAAATGGGTGCTTATGAAATCTCTCTCGGTGACACCATTGGTGTGGGAACACCTGTACAAACGTACGCCATGCTTGAAGCTGTGTTGAACGATGTGCCCGTAGAAAAAGTTGCGGTACATATGCATGATACTTACGGCCAAGCAATGGCGAATATTCTCGCATCACTAGACCTTGGTGTGCGTGTGGTAGATGCTAGTGTGGCGGGTCTTGGCGGTTGCCCTTATGCAAAAGGTGCCAGCGGTAATGTGGCCACAGAAGATGTTGTTTACATGTTGCAAGGTATGGGCTTTGAAACAGGCGTAGATTTAGATAAATTGGTTGCTGCCAGCCATTGGGTGAGAGATGAGCTAAAGCTCACCATCCAAGGCAAAGTGGCGCATGCGCTTTCATAA
- a CDS encoding biotin carboxylase N-terminal domain-containing protein — MLKKILIANRGEIACRVMRTASKLGVKTVAVYSDADRYAPHVSGADEAYHIGRSPSSESYLRGDKIIEVAKKCGAEGIHPGYGFLSENAEFARACTEAGIAFIGPDAESMDAMASKSAAKALMEEANVPVLEGYHGDDQSPAHLKSVADKIGYPVLIKAVAGGGGRGMRQVFEASEFERELDSARREAESGFGNPDVLIEKYLVKPRHIEVQIFGDSHGKVVHLFERDCSVQRRHQKVLEEAPAPCLDVEVRKQLLEAAVRAGEAVNYKGAGTVEFLLDGEGPDAKFYFMEMNTRLQVEHPVSEYVTGLDFVEWQLRVASGEPIPLKQDEITCTGHAIEARLCAENVEEGFLPSSGTLKVWHMPEETENLRVDTGVEQGGEISSFYDSMIAKVITYGETRDEACDTLSKALEEGIVMGLPTNLGFLNACVNHPVFRQGGFGTSFLTKEAADVLPSVISEPSEKHLNAAAFMIGKANAKVQEERMGSHNPWANVVGLRLNLPKSEKVTIGGKSIAVPTEKPEGYAWQDAKRIVAVADGTYISMPYRSEPVAEGTVQASEGALTASIPGQVTKVMAKAGEAVSKDQALMVMEAMKMEHTMRAPEDGIIEEVHYNVGDKVDDGDVLISFVDKKEKAA, encoded by the coding sequence ATGCTTAAAAAGATTCTAATTGCAAACCGAGGTGAAATTGCCTGCCGTGTGATGCGTACGGCATCAAAGCTTGGTGTAAAAACTGTTGCTGTTTACTCAGATGCTGACCGTTATGCGCCGCATGTAAGCGGGGCGGATGAAGCGTACCACATTGGCCGTTCTCCAAGCAGTGAAAGCTACCTGCGTGGCGATAAAATTATTGAAGTGGCTAAGAAGTGTGGTGCTGAAGGTATTCACCCTGGTTACGGGTTCCTCTCTGAAAACGCAGAGTTTGCACGTGCTTGTACCGAGGCAGGTATTGCCTTTATTGGCCCGGATGCAGAAAGCATGGACGCTATGGCCAGTAAGAGTGCTGCCAAAGCGCTTATGGAAGAGGCGAATGTTCCTGTGCTTGAAGGATATCACGGGGATGATCAATCACCTGCACACCTGAAGAGTGTTGCCGATAAAATTGGTTATCCAGTCCTTATTAAGGCTGTTGCTGGTGGTGGTGGCCGTGGTATGCGCCAAGTGTTTGAAGCGAGCGAGTTTGAGCGTGAGCTTGATAGTGCACGCCGTGAAGCAGAAAGCGGTTTTGGTAACCCAGATGTTCTGATTGAAAAATATCTTGTGAAACCACGTCACATTGAGGTGCAAATTTTTGGTGATAGCCACGGCAAAGTGGTGCACCTGTTTGAGCGTGACTGTAGTGTGCAGCGCCGTCACCAGAAGGTGCTTGAAGAAGCGCCAGCGCCTTGCCTTGATGTAGAAGTGCGAAAGCAACTTCTTGAAGCTGCGGTGCGTGCTGGTGAAGCGGTAAACTACAAAGGTGCGGGAACTGTTGAGTTTCTCCTTGATGGAGAAGGCCCAGACGCCAAGTTCTACTTTATGGAAATGAACACACGTTTACAGGTAGAGCACCCGGTGAGTGAATACGTGACAGGCCTTGATTTTGTTGAGTGGCAGCTGCGTGTTGCAAGCGGTGAACCTATCCCGCTTAAGCAAGATGAGATTACATGTACAGGCCATGCGATTGAGGCACGCCTTTGTGCAGAGAATGTGGAAGAGGGCTTCCTGCCATCTTCAGGCACACTTAAGGTGTGGCACATGCCAGAAGAAACAGAGAATCTACGTGTAGATACAGGCGTAGAGCAGGGCGGTGAAATCTCAAGCTTTTACGATAGTATGATTGCGAAAGTCATCACGTATGGGGAAACCCGTGACGAGGCTTGCGACACCCTTTCAAAAGCGCTTGAAGAAGGTATTGTGATGGGGCTTCCAACCAATCTTGGGTTCTTGAATGCTTGTGTAAATCACCCAGTCTTTAGGCAAGGTGGATTTGGAACAAGCTTCCTCACAAAAGAAGCAGCTGACGTTTTGCCATCTGTGATTTCTGAACCGTCAGAAAAACATTTGAATGCAGCAGCGTTTATGATTGGGAAAGCCAACGCAAAAGTTCAAGAAGAGCGTATGGGAAGCCATAACCCTTGGGCGAATGTGGTTGGTTTGCGCCTCAACTTACCGAAGTCAGAAAAAGTGACTATTGGCGGCAAGAGCATAGCGGTTCCAACTGAAAAGCCAGAAGGTTATGCATGGCAAGATGCAAAGCGCATTGTAGCCGTGGCTGACGGGACATACATTAGCATGCCATATCGTAGTGAACCTGTAGCTGAGGGAACTGTACAGGCATCAGAAGGCGCGCTGACAGCGTCTATCCCAGGTCAGGTAACAAAAGTGATGGCGAAGGCTGGTGAAGCTGTTTCAAAAGATCAAGCCCTCATGGTAATGGAAGCGATGAAGATGGAACATACAATGCGTGCGCCAGAAGACGGCATTATTGAAGAAGTTCACTATAACGTTGGTGATAAGGTCGATGACGGGGATGTATTGATCTCGTTTGTTGATAAGAAAGAAAAAGCTGCGTAA
- a CDS encoding enoyl-CoA hydratase-related protein, with protein sequence MSSVLLEKQNGIAVVTLNRPDVHNAFDEEMIESLTSTFTELAADRSLRAVVLKANGKSFCAGGDLNWMKRAANFTEAENKADALKLAGMVDAIYACPHLTVALVKGAVFGGGVGVVSACDVVIADKDSSKFSLSEVKLGLIPAAIAPYVLRAMGPRNMGRYAVTAERFCAKKAQKMGLVHDKVNGEAELESALAGLLKNISSNAPEAMREAKKLQRELEAMTIGEATLDHTAGAIAARRASDEGKEGISAFLEKRSPNWVSADA encoded by the coding sequence ATGAGTTCAGTTCTTTTAGAGAAACAAAACGGCATAGCGGTGGTTACGCTGAATCGTCCAGATGTTCATAACGCGTTTGATGAAGAGATGATTGAGTCTCTCACAAGCACATTTACAGAACTTGCAGCAGATCGCTCTCTGCGTGCAGTTGTGCTTAAAGCCAATGGCAAAAGCTTCTGCGCCGGTGGAGACCTGAATTGGATGAAGCGTGCTGCAAACTTTACAGAAGCAGAAAACAAAGCTGATGCTCTTAAGCTAGCAGGTATGGTGGATGCCATCTACGCTTGCCCGCATCTAACTGTTGCCCTTGTTAAAGGTGCAGTGTTTGGTGGCGGTGTTGGTGTTGTGAGTGCTTGTGACGTTGTGATTGCAGATAAAGACAGCAGCAAGTTTTCACTCAGCGAAGTGAAGCTTGGCCTTATTCCAGCTGCCATTGCACCTTATGTGCTGCGTGCTATGGGTCCTCGTAATATGGGGCGTTACGCAGTCACAGCAGAACGTTTCTGTGCGAAGAAGGCACAAAAAATGGGCCTTGTGCACGACAAAGTGAATGGCGAAGCTGAACTAGAAAGTGCGCTTGCAGGCCTTCTTAAAAACATTTCATCAAACGCACCAGAAGCGATGCGTGAAGCGAAAAAGCTTCAGCGTGAACTAGAAGCGATGACAATTGGTGAAGCAACGCTCGACCATACGGCGGGTGCGATTGCTGCACGTCGTGCAAGTGATGAAGGTAAAGAGGGTATTAGTGCCTTCCTTGAAAAACGTTCTCCAAACTGGGTGAGTGCTGATGCTTAA